The Apostichopus japonicus isolate 1M-3 chromosome 20, ASM3797524v1, whole genome shotgun sequence nucleotide sequence CGAAAGACAGTTACCCAAAACAGTTGATTAACCAGGTTAACCAGGCCGTAgcccgggtggggggggggggcatttgagAAGCATCGAGAACATTAATtatcgtccaaatgttacatagtGTTACATAGTATATACTAGGTAAACATTACTTGGACTGCCATCATGACGCTACAAGAACCGTATAGACGATGTTAATTTTGCCAAACATGCCGCCCAGATTGCTGGTAATGGCAACATTTATTTTGAGATCTGATGGTTTCGATATTTACATTTCgaaaatgaaaatttagaaAAATTGTTTTCGGCAAAATCCCTTtagcgggtggggggggggagggaaataATGCTTTACTTTATTAGCTCTGCTTTATCCATTGATTAACACGCAGGTAATTGAAGAAATAAAAGCACGCTAGGGCATTCTGATGGTAGTCGTAGCCTATAATTGCTGAGGGGAAGCCATATGGGGATGTTTAGGTGTAAATGAGTTGTTAGATTTGTGGTGTCACTATTTTCTTTACATGCCCAAAAGGGACCTACTTATTGGGAAGGGGTAGCAGATCGGGTGGGCCGTGTTAGGGACTGAAGGTCGCTGCCCCAGGTTAGTATGTTAAGAAAAGACCCTGGCATATGCGTATCTATTCGCagtgaataaatatttatagtGAAACATTTGGAAATTGATATTGGGGCTAACAATGGAACTGGTAGgcgttataaatatatttacgaGGCGTACTTTCACACTAGACTGCTTCACTGTTCACGCAGGTTCAGGTCAGAATCTCTCTACATTTATTGTTATACTAACAAAACTCGTGATACCAAACATATACACGGTCATCACATCTCCATATGTAATACTTATATAGCGCCTCCCAAAACTCTCGAAGCGCtctacaataaaaaatatacgtGAAGAGCAGTTAAAATAAACATTATGATCTGTTCGAACGCCATTCCTAAAATACTTGCCTAGAATCTTGAGGTTTCACACTACAGACTAATGAAAGTCAGATGAAATGATAATAAACATTACGCTAAAATTAACAGAAAGTGCACATATATACTGTCCAGGCTTTCACATTTATCGTGAGTCTACGTTCAAGAAGTAGGTTGTGATTTCAGGGGGCAGCTGCCCACCCCACACCTGCAGGCGATACAGCCCTGTTAGAAAATGTCAGAACTCCGTCGATATTAACACAGCCTGCATTTATCGAGTTTTCATATCTGGTGTAAATCTGAATTTGCAACAAATAACGCCAGTCTTCTAGAAGCAAAAAGACCGTACAAGTTATATCGCAGTATCGTAAATATTACAGAGCAGGGTCTACATAGTACGTGGTGTTCACACTGATTGGTTGTTACAGTTATGTCCTCGTATCGAAATATTCCGCTGGGATTATTTTCCTGTGTAGTAGCGCTAAGAAATTTCGCAGTGTTTCACGTCAAAATAGAATTATTTTGTTTGAATCTACCATTAGACAAAACTGGTAAAGAGTTCTCATGTTTGTAATCAAAGACACGGAAATAATGGAATTTAATTCACAAATAATTTATCTTTATAAATTAAACCACCTTTATGTTCCATTAAAGTTTAGGTATTTCAGATCCAATGTAATATGTGATGGATCTTCTCGATGAGGCCTCCAGGCCGGAATTGTAGCTgtgattttcaatatttaatattatgatCTTTGTACAAACACGAGACAAGCAACTTCGTAGCATGGTCAGTCACGTGGTTGGGTCTACTTTATTCAATCACATATGGCCATCCTTCAGTTAGCGGTAAAATGCTCTCCTGGTGTATAACCATACTTTGCTATCCATGCTTTACTGCTGCAACCTTTACAACCTCCCAGCCAAGAAGACCCGTATAAGTCGAACGTGTCCTTCTTCTCTGTGACGCCATTTTTTAGAAAATCCATCAACAAACAAGCCGACTTGTTATATACAATTCTCCTATCAAGATATTCGGTTTGACTGACCGTTCCAAACTTTTTCCATTTAAAGAAGGAGTTATACAAAACAGAGTTATTTGCTACTCTTTGTAAGTAGGTAGCAAGGTCTTGCATCGAATTAAAGTCATCCACATGGATAAAAGAATTTGGCGGTCCTAACCTCTTGTAGTCCTCTTTCTTTGCCCCAATAACCACAGGGATGCTCACACCTGTGCTTAGCACTTTCCAAAACTTTTCAGAAATATATTCTTCACAGCAACTATTTTCGAAGGCTAAATTAAACATGTAGTCTCGTTGTAGCCATCCACAGTTTGAGGAACGTCGTTTACATTTAGGTGTCATGTTACCACATTTTCCGAACCTGTCAATGGGCATGTATTCTGCCAGATCCTTCACGAACTTAGTGCGATCCCAAGAAATAGTATCACAGTGACTGGACATCCACATGGCAAACTTGTGGTGCAACTTATGATAATCCACGTCGATTTCGTCATCGTTAAAGGTAACGTAGGGTTTGTAACGGCCATAAGGTACTGAAATGTCCGATTTGGAATGGTAAGTGTATGTAACGTTAAATATGTTCCTTCCAATGTTGTACTGTTTGGGCGGAATGTAGTCCATTGTTGTTAATGGGCTTTCGTCGGTAGTAAATACCCATATTTGTCGTGGTGTTCGCTTCGCTAGCAATCTCTTCCACAAGCTTTTGTCTTTAAAACCACCGGCGAATATAACCACTTTCGATCTCCTAAATTTAGAGGAATTTATATCTGCTCTCTGAAAATTAACAATTCCATTCTGACAGTCGTATCTTTCTGGTACCATATTTTGGTTAAGCCAAAATGCTCGCAAACTGAACCACGTCCACAGATGTGTCCGATTCTTATGTTGGGTCCgatttgaaacatttattgatCGATTTCCAAACGATAAATTAGTTTCAGAATTCCGAACGGCAAAGCTTGCAAACGCTCTCGAATTATAACCGCTCATTTTATTGGAAAATGTAAGAATAACACAGGCTAAGACTGATATTATAACAAAGAACAGTGATTGCATTACTTTGTTGGACACCATGATTCCGTTTGTCACCTTGAAGATTACCTACAAGGCTAGAATTAGGCAGACAACCTGCGCTGATAGAGGTGAACGCCTAATTGTACGGAATCAATGACTCATAACGGTGGTCGATatcacaggcactcgtaacgttatgtaggtGCATAGTATAAAAACACGGAGCGTTATgtaggtgtatagtatataacCACGGAGCGTTATGTAGGTGTATTGTATATAAACACGGAGAAGGTAGGACACTCAATTCAAAACAAACGTTGCAAAGTCACCATTTTCACAAAAAGGTACGTTCCAATTTGACCAAAACCAGCgtactgtaagtattagctaGAGTACAAGATGATCACCTGCGGTAAATCTGACTCCAATTAGACCTCTGTAGCACAGATGATTCGTTAATTTGCGGTCAAAATGATGAGTTGTACCGTTATCACGACAATCCAATTCTTCTCGCCATtttgaatgacgtcactggttGGTCACGAACAATCCCATTGGAGGAAAGACGGGTACAGATGACGTAATGAAAAGTTTGAAGTGAGGTAAATAAGAGACAAGAAaccgaaagtcagcctttttcGTGGTACGTGTTGTCAAGTATTATGAAAAGTATGAAGTGAAGTAAATAAAAGACAAGATgccgaaagtcagccttttttCGTGGTACGTGTTGTCAAGTATTATGAAAAGTATGAAGCGAAGTAAATAAAAGACAAGATgccgaaagtcagccttttttCGTGGTAAGTTTTGTCAAGTATTAATGTTCATAATCCAATTCCACTGAATCTAATAACAGGTGATTCgttgtgtgtgtgcatatatcGCTTAGGGGCCTAACTATAGTATTATCAGAAAAAAATGCACCAGGAAAGCAAATGAAGCCTGTTgtaatttatattttctgtaCACAGCGTAAAAGCCCATAGCTGGTGAAAGTTTGGTTTAACTTAAGAGCTCGAGGGAATATGTGGCGTCTGAATGCAATGCTTCAGAATTCCCATCTGACATTTAGATTCAAAAGCTGCTTCTTCATCATTCCCTTCCAAAAATGAATTGTAATATGAATAAGCCTTAATCCCAATGGTGGAAAAACCTGCGACTTTGCAGTACGTATTGATACAATGAAGTTTCTCTATAGCACGTGATAAATTTCTCTCGTCGAAAACTTCCTTTGTACTCAATAGTCAAGGTATAGAAGATCTATTGTTTGCATGTTGTGCAGTACCAATAAGTGTCTTTCAGTTCCTGCTCCTCCCCATTAAGGCCCATGCATTGATATTGAAACCACATTGCACATCTATCACAGCAAACACAATCTGTAATACATTCCAAGAAGAACAATCCACATGGCCATTTCAGGGTCTTTGGGTTTTTTGCCTTGCCtttgcatttttctttcttagtaGGCTTCCTCTTATTGGATAATTGGTTGGAAGAACTGCTACAGGATGCTGTCATGTCTGGGTTGGTTGATGAATGTAAGCTGGAAAGTGGTGGTAGCTTGGAGATCTTCTTCACATTGTTTCCTTTTCTGGGCTCTGACATTTTGATCTGCTTGCGGTGGGCTTCTTTCTTCTGAACCTTTGTAGATCTTTTGTATTCCCTCCTGAATTGTGCAGACGACATATTGATATGCTTCTGAAAAAGCTCCTGTCTAAGCTGTCTTGCACAATCATCAAACTCACCGTCTGGAAACAGCTTGTGTCACATGCTTGTCAAAGCTGGATCCGACATGATtgtcttaaaaataaaatcgtACATTTCATCTCCATGGGCTTTGACGGTTTGCTCTGTTTCAAGTTTCCTGACAGTGGCATCTagctcaggcgcgtatccaggggggcgttgggggcgcgcgccctcGGGGTAGAAAAAgaggagggaaaaaaagagaagaaaagagggaaaaaagaggggggaaaagaggaggaaggagaggaggaagggaaaagaaaaagaagaaagagagaaagagagaaaaaggagaaaaggagggagtaaaagaaaaacgccaagacaccgagaagagaacgaggaacagtgacatcatcacagcactgatccctattatatacacatggccgggtagccagtgacggatcgaggatttcggaaggggcgtgcgcctcaccctatcCTTataccgacaactccatttttgacttttccatttttcctctctcactaatgtatctatatatatatatatactatatatggtctatcataacgcgtgtgtgtgtatggacgccttaaacaattgtgctatgaaaacAACTGTGGCAGgtctcgaccgagtcgtcggccggggaacatgacgcatttcgggaagggcgaccgcccccctccccctgagcatatttttttatgatatcgctagtaatttcaaaatagaaaatgcttagatgaaacttacaaggcatgggaaatgtcatttccagcgatctgggaggcatttttgggcaaaattttcttgtacgcttcgcgccaacccatggttctgggtagtgccatttccagcgacctgggaggcattttcggccaaaattttcttgtacgcttcgcgccaactcgtggtggcgctacgcttagatagtttgcctacaggcttcgcccctccattggcgcgcctgttcgaatttgtaaagcaaacagcagatatcacatcatatgaGTGATCatgaaaatggcggttccaggatgaacagcctcaaaacgatgtgtgtagtcataggaacccaatttgattttgggggatgtaacgacttgcccgaaaaatatcaCCTAAATTTttgcgcgcattcaacatgttaatgtcaatgtcatataagcaagcatcggttattacatcgcatgccatcgtgtaccgtacgctCCGTGGAAATttcgcagtataccgcgggatgctaatgtaaacaacgaaatgtcttatgtagatggagaaaaagcatggtggtccaattatgtcaaatttgcaatttaattttctttcagtaggagcccccccccccccatccccgcctcctacgcctatgtgtgtagtgttcgctctCGGAAATATCtcgtattttttcatttccttcaaccaagttttataatagccgttataacaggggttaatatttgtacaccaataaattaactgtgattgaattttcgaaaatttccttaccaacattcttcatcatacttccctctactcgtttaattttgaccggtctgttaggggttcaaggaggtttttctatattggttgtccatagatgaaattttgtgcaacattatgggtatgttttcaagtgagtttattcacgagaaatgtgaattttcaaattctgaacaaataatgagcttaaaaccttgaaaagtggggctgacgggtattgtgggccgcgacgtagaatcacctacaaaagcaatgatccacaggacatgcgatgaggtcaaACATGacttgtgactggtgacaatcttcaaaaaggttttggatggaaaaaactattgggaaatacttggttcttaggcaaaagtgtacaattggttggtcattttcaagcctgagaagtgccatttccggtgatctgggggtataaaacccagaaattttcttgtacgctgcgcgccaactcgtggtggcgctccgcttagatagtaattcgcgcccccccccctccccccgggttagaaaatcctggatacgcccctgtagctgacagaaaaattgaaatgtatCATTACTTACATGGCAAAGGCTCTCTCTTAGATTATTTTTCCTCTGGATTCTGCAAGTGATGGTTTGTCACATGAAGTTTCATGTATACTTGCAGCAGTTACTACAAGCATGTCCAGCAGCTCCACTTGTCTGTGTGTGGTGTTTACAAACTCCTTGGCTTTTGGACTGTACATATGCCTCTTCACTGCCTCTCTCTTCCTGTGCCTCACTGTAGCCACACACCACCCACCAATATACCGCAACTTAGATCTGCCACCATCAAAGGTGTCAAACACCTTCTGTGCTTCCTGTGCCTCTCTGTCTGCAGCATCCTTCATCTGTTTAGTTGCATTTGTAGTAACAACTTCCCGAACTTTGCAAGCAAGGCCAAATGCCAGCCTAGATTGTATCTTCTCCAAGGTGGTGGTCAGAAAAAGTTGCTCCACATGGCCAAAGTAGGCTTCAGATCCCAAGTAGTTGTTGAAGGAGGCATAGAAAGTGGAGCAGTTGTGATTTTTGGAGTTGCCTAGTGGTACAAGTGTTTCAAAGAGGCTTTTAACTGTGTTGTAGATTTTACTCATAAAAGAGTCGGCGATGCTGATGCGGGATCTCAGTAAAGTGATTTGGTTGTTAAGGTTTTCCTGCTCCTTTGTTAGGACAATCTTACAGGTCATGGCATCTAGTAAGTCTGTTGTTTGAAAAGGCAATGTGTCACCTGCATCCCCTGTTAGTACCTTCTCGTACATATCCATGAAGTTTAGTAATTCTTCATCACTGTCAGGGTCTTTCTCTTCATGACAACTTGACTGAGGGGTGAAATCTGCTGCCTTTTGTTCAACTTGATGCAAGCTGTCCACATTAACTTGGCAGCAGTGAAGCGTATCCTTCATAGGGGTTGATTCAGAGTCATAGAATTCTCTTGGTTGTGGCTTAAGTAGGTTCAGCTTAAAATGTGTGACATGTAGACCATCTTTGGATTGTGCTCTTTCAATTGCAACTCCGATCTGTCCTGGAAATGTCATATGTCGACAGTCTACTTCTAGTCTCTTAATAGACATTCCCTGGGCCTTGTGGACTGTCATAGCAAAAGCGAGTGCCAGTGGTAGCTGCTTTCTGCTTGCAACATCCTTTCCTTTGTCTGCAGAAAAGACTGTAAATCTAAAGGGATGAACATTAGTTGTACCATCCAATCCGTTAAACTGCACTGTTACATGGCTGGTGTGCATATCCTGCACAATCCCTCTTAGTCCATTCACTAGTGTTCGTGTTACGTTTGCTGTCAGGATAACAGGAGCACTTACCTTCAGATGTAACACCGGTAGTGCCACACTTCTTGACAGCGCTCTTATGTTCCCATCGTCAATTCCTTTGTAACTCTTCATAGTGCCTGCAATGATACAAAAATGAGTATTTAAAAATGTGCATAATATTTATACCAGCACAAGAGATTAATGGCTTGCAATGTTTACCCCTTCAGGTTGACAGAGGGAATCACAATTGAACCGAATGGTTATGTTGCATTCAGGGAGCTTATGAAGGAGAGTAGCCAAAAGTCAAAGAAACAACTGGCCACTGCCTTACAGAAACTATTCCCATTTGCCAAGAAAGGAAGAAAGCAGATTGGTGGGATATCTGTTTTGGTTTACCATGGCATCTCAATGATTCAGAAGGAAAACGTTATCCCCAATGAAGAACCTACATTGCAACTACAGGAACTGACAAATTTATCCAAGCTGATGTCATCTTGGTATCCTGTTCACCAGAGAAACTTGAAGTAAGTGTTAGCTCCTCAATGTTTGTTGATGGTAACATGGTGATGAAAGACATACAAATATGCGATGGCACTTGGACGCTGAAGGTGAGAGGTCGTTCCATAGACATCGATAAACTTGATCTTGACAGCAGATTTGTTTGCACTGAAAGAAGCTTCTTGAAAACAATTGACATTGTTCGGAAACTATCGCTTTGCAGAGGATTTCATCTGATTGAGCCTAGGGAAGAATTACGTTACTTTAGGGTAGAAAAAATTAGATCAGAGATCTCCAGCACAGACGTAACGGTCATACGATCAAGTTACTGCAAACAGGTCCTTTCATGGGCAGCTACTTCAGGTATTTGTACCTGCTGTAAGAAACTACCTTCGCTGAACCTAGGGAAAGATGTGATATTAGATGAAGATGATGACAGCGACATATCTAAGATTTTGGAGAGCTGTTTCCCAAATGCATCACCTGAGATGGAAGTACTTCTGAAGTCACAACATGGTGCCCTTAAAACGAAAAGTCACAAATGGCAGATAGTGGGACAAGGAAATCATCAGTCTCTGCCTATCACTTTGGTTGAGGAACCCACAAGCGTACCAGAACTTAAAAGATAGTAATTACTTGGTTCTACCATCTGGACGTCATCTTCGAAGATACAAGAACATAGTGAAGCAGAGGAGCGGAATACAAGAAGCAGTATTTCATTGGATGTATGAGGCAGATAATGATGCTCACATAGCTCCTGATGGTAGAGCTGGCTTACTGATCCATGATGAGACCAAAATTCAGGAAGATCTTGTTATAGAAATGGATGATGGCAAACCAAAATTGATTGGTTGGGTAGATAGTGGTGTTGAGTGCAATAACCTCAGAACATTAAAAAGCATGGCTGTATCTCAGGAACTAGCTACAGAGGTGTTTTTGGATGCAatattgtcacgaaactgatgaaaaacttgaaaatgacaagttataGTAGCTACATTATGATGAAGTGTTATAGATTGAAAAGATATTTTATCTTTCTTACAATCTTTTAAAAGTTGAACTTccgatattttgaaatatttaacgTGTACAATACGGTACAAGTGCTGCTTTTTTTAGTTTATACGAAAATCTTGGCAAGTTTCCAAAAAAAGTTTCTCATTAGAAAATCTTGGCAAGTTTCCAGAAAAATTTCCTTGACACTAGATCAAAACCCACTATGAATTGGTTGCGTCCTTATAACCCTATAGTTATATGTAGCACAGGTGCATCTTCGACTAGACCACTACTGTCATGTGTACAAGTAACAATCAGTGCAAAGGTCAACTTGTGTAAGTTTGCTATGCGCGGGCTTTCGTCGAGAACGGCGATTCTTAAAACTTTGCACAGAGAAGTTGTATAGAATATGTGTGATAGCAGAAACGAAGTCGTTCGAACTGAAGTCAAACTCATACGATAGAAGACACTTAAACAGTATGCGTTTACGAACGTtacatacaagaaaaaaaaataaatgtggACGACAATAAATGGTTATAAACATTTCCCGTGATGCTGATAATAAAATTCAGTACAACAGCGATCTTCCCGCGCCGGGCCGTGTGACACACACCTGGTAGTGTGAGAAAGAAGTCGTTGACGTTACCATTGTGAGTAGGTTGGGATTTGGGAACGCTCATCATTTACCGCGAATGGCACTTTTACATTCACGAAGCATGTTCACGTGCCCTATAGTTAGGCTAGATGTTTTACATTGACTTCCGTTTGGTATTAGGCTACACACAATCATGGGATGTCAGTATTGTGGAAGGGGAAATGATATCGAGACCAATTGTACGGCAATAAACCAAGGTGCAATGAATGCGAACAATAGACCATTGATAAGTTGCGACGGACTGTGCAAGTAAGCTCCTATTCATAAATTTCTGTCACTCTTTCTTGTTGCTAAGAAAGCCTATTGTTACGTGTTCGTAGACCCAACCCACGGCTACCTCATTAACTTGCCAAGTGAAGCACTGTGGTCACTAGGCCGTGAAGAATATTCAGTAGCAGCACAATGGGCAGCAGATTTGCGTGGCACCAGGCGAGGACTAGATTTGGCTATGCTCCCTTACAAGTTTACTTTCTGGGGTATACAGGATTTCGGTGGCCAATCTGTCACTTTCCAACTTGTGGCGTGAAAGCATCTGAGTTGTATGTGATGCTGTGGGATGTCATTGCAAAGCTACAAGATTGGGGGTTTACAATTGACTGTATTTTGCAGGATGTTGGAGCAGCAAACAGACAAtttattactttacattttagTAAGGTACGAACAGATAGTAAGTATCTTGCGGCAAACATTGTAAATCCATCAAGAGTAGTGGCAATGTGCCAGGATTTCTCACATATTGTTAAGAAGATTAGAAATGGCATTATGAAGAGCGGTGATCACCCATCACCCATCAAAACACGTAAACTTTAACTCAATGGAAATTATATTGTATGGTAGCAATGGATAGACGCTGTTAAGTGGGATCGGAAAGTTAACAGCAGACCTATTCATCAGAAGATTTCCGGTTCACACTTATTTCCTGATTCTTCTGAGAAGATGAGGAATCACCTGGTCGAGGAAATGCTTGATGCAGATGCTTTAAACCTCCTTAAATATTACAGAGCAAGCTTGATAAATGGAAATGGTCTCGATAGCACAATTGAATTGCTGGAAATAACCagtaaaattattcaaatcttCAGAGATAACCGGCCAATTAAGGATGTACATGATGACAGAATTGCCACTCTGGGTAAAGCCTGCAAATTTTTTCAAGATTGGAGAAACTTTGCTCTGACAAATGTCCATGTCCCTgacaaagagaaaagaaaatgcatCCCCTCAACAGAGTGCTGTGATGACATCGAATCTCTCCTGTTGTCATTTCCAGAGATTTGCCGGATTCATCTGGAGGAATATCCAAATGGATATATTATACCATCACGTTTTAATTCTGATAttatttgttatatattaagAGTTTAGTAACATGTGCAAGTAAAAGAAGTTCGTGTGCAATATGTAGATCGTGTGCACATCACCCTAAGTATTATGAAAGGCCATGCATACCAATGTATTGTATTctaataatgtaatgaaaataaactacTCAGACACACTCAGGCTGTTGACCACGAAAGACCGTCTCCGGGTACTCTATAATATGTCTCTCTTGGAACCTTTCGGTTTTGTTTACACCTTTTCCAAGATATAAAATTGGCGACGGGGATGCTGTTAAATAATATACGCTAAACAAGCCAACGAAATAATGGCTGTTTTCGGCCATGTCGGAGTTTTCGACGAAAAGCTGGAACTGTTTGCAGATTACGCAGATAGATGTGACGCTTTCATCGCAGCGAATGATGTAGCAGAGGAAAAACGTGCTAAGTTTTTCCTTGCTGTGGTGGGTGTAATCTCCTACAGATTATTGAAAGATTTATGTAGTCCTAATCTACCGAACACTAAGAGTTACGGAGATTTAAAGAAACTACTACAGGATCACTATTCACCACGTTCAATCGTCATCGCAGAAAGACATAGATTCTGGACAGCTACCCAAGGGGAGAACGAATCTATATCATGCTTCATAGTCAGACTCAAAAATGTAAGTGCCCATTGCAATTTCGGGACCTTTTTGGAAGAAGCTTTACGTGACCGTTTGGTTTCTGGATTACATGCCAAAATGTCCAAAACTCAAACGCATCTACTATCCGTGGCTGATCTAACTTTTGACAAGGCTAAAAATAAATGCTTAGCTGATGAAATGGCTTATATCGCTACCAAAGATTACCTGCATACAACTAATATAGACGCAACTAATGCCGTGTATAGTGGACAACCAACCCATCGCTTCAAAGGCAAAGCTCATGGCAGCCGAGGCTCATTT carries:
- the LOC139961408 gene encoding glycoprotein 3-alpha-L-fucosyltransferase A-like → MVPERYDCQNGIVNFQRADINSSKFRRSKVVIFAGGFKDKSLWKRLLAKRTPRQIWVFTTDESPLTTMDYIPPKQYNIGRNIFNVTYTYHSKSDISVPYGRYKPYVTFNDDEIDVDYHKLHHKFAMWMSSHCDTISWDRTKFVKDLAEYMPIDRFGKCGNMTPKCKRRSSNCGWLQRDYMFNLAFENSCCEEYISEKFWKVLSTGVSIPVVIGAKKEDYKRLGPPNSFIHVDDFNSMQDLATYLQRVANNSVLYNSFFKWKKFGTVSQTEYLDRRIVYNKSACLLMDFLKNGVTEKKDTFDLYGSSWLGGCKGCSSKAWIAKYGYTPGEHFTAN
- the LOC139961798 gene encoding uncharacterized protein; translation: MEQMVKSLARPLPHGERPMKLFALNYDVEKVNSDCLLNMNGTMKSYKGIDDGNIRALSRSVALPVLHLKVSAPVILTANVTRTLVNGLRGIVQDMHTSHVTVQFNGLDGTTNVHPFRFTVFSADKGKDVASRKQLPLALAFAMTVHKAQGMSIKRLEVDCRHMTFPGQIGVAIERAQSKDGLHVTHFKLNLLKPQPREFYDSESTPMKDTLHCCQVNVDSLHQVEQKAADFTPQSSCHEEKDPDSDEELLNFMDMYEKVLTGDAGDTLPFQTTDLLDAMTCKIVLTKEQENLNNQITLLRSRISIADSFMSKIYNTVKSLFETLVPLGNSKNHNCSTFYASFNNYLGSEAYFGHVEQLFLTTTLEKIQSRLAFGLACKVREVVTTNATKQMKDAADREAQEAQKVFDTFDGGRSKLRYIGGWCVATVRHRKREAVKRHMYSPKAKEFVNTTHRQVELLDMLVVTAASIHETSCDKPSLAESRGKII